One genomic region from Quercus robur chromosome 4, dhQueRobu3.1, whole genome shotgun sequence encodes:
- the LOC126722352 gene encoding 40S ribosomal protein S25-4-like — MAPKKEKAPPPSSKPAKSGGGKQKKKKWSKGKQKEKVNNMVLFDQATYDKLLVEAPKYKLVTPSILSDRMRISGSLARRAIKDLMARGAIRMISSHSSQQIYTRATNT; from the exons ATG GCACCGAAGAAGGAGAAGGCTCCTCCTCCGTCCTCCAAGCCCGCTAAGTCCGGCGGAGGCaagcagaagaagaag AAATGGAGCAAGGGTAAGCAAAAGGAGAAGGTGAACAACATGGTTCTGTTTGATCAGGCAACTTATGACAAGCTTCTTGTTGAAGCTCCCAAGTACAAGCTTGTCACTCCTTCAATCTTGTCTGATCGCATGAGG ATTAGTGGATCTCTAGCACGCAGGGCAATTAAGGATTTGATGGCAAGGGGTGCGATCAGGATGATCTCTTCTCATTCCAGTCAGCAAATCTATACTAGGGCCACCAACACCTAA